The stretch of DNA TGATAACCAGATCATCACCATAAAAACTGTCCCCCAAAATTAAATATGTACTTCACTGGCAGTCTACTCTAGAAGTTATTAAACCTATAATCAGAAAGAGCACAAGTCATAAATGTCTACAGCTTGATTAATTTTCACGAAGTGAATATTTGAGTAACCAACACCAGACCATTACTAAAACTCCCCTGTGGTCTTCTTCCAGGCAGTATACATCTCCCCCCCTCACCTCCTACCACCCCACTCCACCTCCAACTCCATCCCCTACATGTGTGCACGCACACACTTATGTATGAGCTACTTATTAACTGGCCTTCTAAAACCACAGATCAGTTTTGTCTGCTTTcaagcattttataaatggaatctcTTTCATAACCAGCCTCTTCCACTCAACATCAtttatgagattcatccatgttttgtTGTATACAGTTGcatccaaattatttttaaattaagaaaagctATTCTTCATTTGAAAACTAAAGCTTAAAAGAACCAACTACTTCCAGAAATCCTGCTATATAAAGCTTGTGGCCCTGCCCTTATTCTCTATGTCCTTCTACTTAGAGGCAACCATCACTTAAAATTCCCAATGACTTAGTTTTTACCCCTCAGTTTCCAAATAACATTATGTTGCCTCTActtgatttttaagtttttggCATTATCCAATGACTTCTCACCACATATGACAAGGATTTAGCTCTTTTACAAACACCTCTCCTTTATTTCCTACTCCAAATCCTTCCTCATTCTTCCCCATCTCAAGTAGTTATATCTTTATTTTGGTTAAGAAGGAATTCAGcattttacattattattatataaaatattatttacagaaCAGAGTTGCATACTATgagtacttttcctttcttgcacATTTGTTTTACCAGTTAATAAATGAGCTTTCCCTTTGCTAGGTATTCtggtattatttttaactttttattttgaaataatttcaaacacagTACActtgcaaaaaataatacaaacaccaCATAGAGAACCCCAACATACCTCACACCCCTCCCAGATACctagatccatcaattttaacattttacaccCTTTGCGTATCATTCTATCTACTTATCTATCACCCAtccttttatctatcttcttAAAATTTGAGGGCAGATGGCACACATCATGGTCCTtgacatatattttcatgtacatttcctataaGCAAGAGCATTCACTTATGTAATGGCCTTAAGTGCCAttatcaagaaatttaacatagatataaagcttacattattccattttttaatgcCCCAATAATGCCCTTTTGACCCTTTCTCCTTCAATCTTAGAGCCCATCCAGTATTACATATTGCATTTACTTGCCATTATCGGTTTTTTTTCCTTGTGGAAACACAAACACAATATAAATGTTtccatcccaacccctcccaagcatatcattcagtacgatcaatcacattcacaatgttgcagtactctcactgccatccattactaGAATACACTCATTTTGCAGTAACTCCTCACTGCCCCTGCCTCTTACTCCTGGTTACCCcgtattttttctgtctttataattttgcatattgttatttttttgtggttaccatggagcttaatTGTAACCACCTAAATGTGTAACaaaaatctcatttgctttggtaACAATTTAACTTCAACAGTATACAAACTGTTTCTATACCCTCTGtctctcaacttctgtgtgaggccaaaggaagaaaggtatatttagtacaaaatttgtattttctgttcatgtcacaaatgacatatttatacattatgagtccaacgATTTATCATTACGTTTTATGTACTGCACTTTTAGATGGAAGGGATGACAGAGGAAataaagtggagttacaaaccaaaaatacatacTAGTATTTACATTTACCCACATCATTATCTCTACTAGTCATTCAGCTTGAGTCAGTTATCTGgtattctttcctttcaatctgcaaaactcccttcagcatttcttgtagggctggtctaacGATTCGAAGTTTCTCAGCTTTTATTCAGCAAATGCATTAAtccctcccccatttttgaaagacagttttatagaattcttggctggcaattctTCGGTTTTCACTTGAAATGTCTTCCTATTAACTGATtagatgtacaaataaaagaaaatttttacatgagggagaacaaatgaatgccaccATTGCAAGAAGTTGAAAATGtcatggtatatggaaaaaatacaatcagtgcaaactagagtctacagttaacagtaacgctataatatttttccattaactGTAATTGTATAAAGGCAatacaccaaagctaaatgtcaataaaggGGATAAAAGAGAGGAACATGGAATTCTCTTTGTtgcttcttatttaaaaattttttttattgtttccttttttatttgcataagaaatggaaatgctctCATATACAGATTGGGGTGAtgatgtgattataccaggaaccactgattgtttattaatggtgtgtgaataaatctgtttaaaaattaaacagaaagatacaggtGCTGGAGAAGATGAGAGAGAGATGTTCcgattcactgttggtagggaagcagatCAGGACAGCCCCTCTgaagggcagggtggtggttcacaggaggctaagtatagggttaccatatgatcctgcaaccgtatgattaggtatatacttggaagaactaaatgCAGGGACACAATTGGACGTTTGCACATCGGCATTTATGGCATTGGTCACAATttggaatggatggaggtggcctaatgaACTGACTGATGGTCAACTGATGAACAAAGACACAGAACTGTGGTGAagagatacaatggaatattgagaagctacaggaaggaatgaagttgtgcgGCATGCAACTTGGTGaaagaaccttgaggacatgttaagtgaaataaatcagaaacaaaaggacaaatattgtaaggaaggcctcactaacatggactaactataataagcaaactctgaaaactgaatTAGAGAGCTGATTATCAAAGGACAGTAAACGGGCAACTGACAAGGAgaacagaatgtttaataaggctTATCATgaaggtttctagattgtaagctcttatagcaccTACATCTATTcttgaattttaactgttatttctaaattctgagaggctGAACTTTTTGTGTATAAGGTGGCAGTTCCCTGGAACTTAGGGTATCTGtaagttctgcagctctgaaagtcagtactACCCCataaaaactgttaaagaagctgataaagagatcagactttaattagagatatgaatgaaatggacttgtTTGGGAGTAagctaaatcagaatacagggtaaaggatgatactgactgtattttaaaactttggcgTTAGAcgaaaggaaaagaggtttatttggtacaaaacttatattttctgtagcatgctaTCTAACTTAAcatatatggtcagtttatttaaacaacataattacacgTAACCTAGAACAGGGGATGAGATCTTGTTTTTCTGCACAGATTAATGTAACaacctgatacatcccagagtattttgaggagaaaataaagtatttgcgaagtcccttgagggactggggtaaaatgtggaaatattaaacttccccattccttatattctctcaagcattagggactccaagccctcaatcttggtgctTGCCCTCGTGAAATTTATACCTGCAACGGAGAAggtaaacctacttataattatgccttaagagtcactccccagagaatctcttttgttgctaagatatggcccctctctaagccaactctgcaaataaatacACTCACTACTTTCCCCtctaaaaacatatatatgtctTCCTACTTCCCTCTTTTCTCCATGGTTTTCTGTGAGTCTGGCACTTTACTGAGGATACCTTGCATGTGACATGTTActtttcttgtggctttcagaatcccctctttatctttggtacttaacagtttgattataacatggcacCACATGGGTCAATTTCTGTTTATGCTGTTCGGAGTTTGTTGAACATCTTAAacgtgtatattcatgtctttcattaaatttgggaagtttttagccattattcCCTGCATATTCTTTtggttcctttctttttttcagaactCCCACGAGGAGTATATTGGTACATCtgatagtgtcccacaggttcaggACCtaatcacttttcttcattccttctctctgcttctcagactggataatttcaacaGTCTTCAAatctgttcattctttcttctgccagctccaatttgaTGATGACCCTgttggaaatttttaatttctgttactctgCTCTTCagctccttttcataatttctatctctccaTTATTCTTGtgtgtgttcatctatcattcccttgatttctttagtttttcGTCCAGGCTTTCCTTTAGCTCTGTGAGCATATTTAGGAGCCCCCCTCCCCTTTTTAAGTCATTGTCTGGAGTGTCccaggccatcatttcctgtttctttgtatgtttttatgcttttgttgaaacctggacattttgattatTCAAGTATGGTAGAaatgttggctctgaggtttttCTGTTCTTAAGCTTGTATCAAAACATAGCTTCCCTTGAATGATGCTAGGAGCTaaccaggttaaaaaaaagaatgaaaacaacctttctcagtctttgcagattggcagGTAGGCAAGTGCTGTCCTTTAGGGTTTATCCATACAAAGAGCTTGGAGCACGGCTCCAGGTCAAAGCCCAAACGCCAggcctccctggtcctttctgaaTATGCAATAGAGATTTAGGTGTATGCAGGAAACGGTTTCCTCCAAATACAGGCACAACAGTGTATGTCCTATGGTGAGCAATCCCTTGCCCTAGGCAgtcacttgactgctctcccattGCGTTCTGAAGGAGAGCTGTGTGTGCCactttctacatgcagggcaagttttggaacagtgagttcctcaagccaccaccagacagactgaGCTGGACATAAAACTTCCCAGTACATGCATGAGGATAACAGTGCTTCCTGCAGAatcagggccagggacccacaatgggagctTGGTCTGTGCCAgtgagggatgggggagggggcagccaaAGCACCACAAGATTCTACCTTAAGGAGCTTCTTTCTTGATGAGGCACTCATCTCGCAACTACAGTTCTTTCACTGtcttctggagctttgagaaaggtgTTTTCTGCCTGTTCTTATAGgatgttcaaagcttctgtggaagGATGGAGCCCTGAAAGGTGTCATTCTGCCATCTTGACTGGGGAGCCATAAATCTGTTCTGTGTATTTTTCATTAATGtaaatcaaaacatttttctaaataattcaaatatattaggtaattctttcaatttttttgtcttaaaaaaatcAGTCCTACAACCTTTCAACCTACTCCCATGTAGAATGCTTACTCTCTAGTCCTATCATTTCTAGCTCTCCCTTCACAACATCATCTTGGAGATTCCCTTCTGTTTCACTGGAACCTCTGCTTTCTTGATCTcacattatccttttttttttttttaatttatcttattaCAGTGAAAGTACATCCTCCAGTAGTTTCCAAAAGAGGGAACCCCTGCATACCTAAAATATCTTTATCATCAAATTTAACTgatggtacacacacacacacaccccttccaCACCATCCCAGGccaagagttttgtttttttctccttcctctttccttcttttgagaATTATCTGCTATGACGCCATTCCCAGCCTGGTCTCAAGTCACATACAACCAAATGCCAATCCATAGAAGTCCTTCAGTGATTTAGGCACTTCAGCCCTTACACCATACATAATCATCAAACAAACCTAGATTTTCCTTGTGTGGtctaaataaagaatgaaaaaagaaaagggaaacttTCCTGTATAGGAAACTTTTCTGTCTAGTCATGACTGAGTGAAAAACTTAAAAACTACTTCTTCATTATCTTTGCCTTCAGATTCTCCAGTATTGCCTGCAGTTAAAAATACTTGTAAACATATCAAAAGAGATAATGTCTTTGCTTCTGGgacagaagcagagatgagaAGAGGAGTGGTTGTGATCCTATTCAGAAGCAGTTGGTGATAGAAGATCCTTGGATCTACTGAAGACGGATGGTAACCTGGAAGCTAAGCTGTTGCCCAGTTTCCACCTAGAGTTCAGTTTTGTGGGGCTCTTCATAATTGCAATCTCTGCCGCTGCACAGAGTTATTACGCCAGAACACAGTAACTACCGATTAGCAGCTTGGAAATAGCAGGTAGCTTTAGGATGGACAAGCACTCCCCATTTCTGCTGTTCCCAGGAAGCTAAGTTTCTGGAATTCCTAGCTGAAATTTACTAACTTTTTCCCACAAAAGTGTTTTCAAACatgcttaaaaatataaatgttttataattcaaGGAACTGCTAGCAATAATTAAACATTATTAACACCATTTTTCGTGGCATTTTATCAGAGTCATCAAGAATATGAATGCTTGAGAATAACAATTGTTAGTAACTGCAACAAAGCATGTATTTCAAAACTTTGAGTatggagcaattaggcaaaatcaaatatataaattttaaagataaaatacctATAAGGAATGTGCTAAAtggttttgaaaatgtattttaaaagcataCCTAATCAAGAATCAGCTCTTTTGTACTTACAGCACAGAATTCTTCAAAAGATATTCTTCCATCTCCATCCTTATCTGCGTTTATTATGGTTTTGTCAACAATTTGCTGTAATTGTGTATCTTTCAGATTGTTCCCCACCATCATCTTCAGCACCTGGAAGAGTTCCCCATTGGAAATATAGCCATCTTTATCCATGTCATAGATACGAAAAGCAActacaaaaaaagaggaaggaaaatcaACAGCAATTACACATTAATTACAAATGAATACTTTCAAgtgagacaaaacaaacaaagcccAGTAAACTGCCAAACATCTAAAATTACGACATGAGGACAGCTTCTTCCTAAATACTGAAGTCGCCCTTAGGGGCAGTTTAATGTAGTTGCTTAACTATGGAGTCCAAACTACCTAGGCCAACTAGTGTAGCTTAGGGTAAATTATTTACCATTGCCAAGCTTCAGCTTCTGCATAAGAACGTACCTAATCTCTCAGGTTCTTacagggattaaatgagatgacgcATGTGAAGTAATTAGAACAAGTCTGCGTGATACACAGCAAAAgctcaataaaagaaaactgttaCTGTTATTAGCCTCAACTGTATCAAGAATTTATCAGTGGAGGATGTTTGCATATTCCCTGTACCTCAGAGAACTTTCACTGAATAAAATGTCTCTGTAGTTAAGAGTTTAATCATTTTAAAGAGTATCAGATGTTCACTATAATAGAGGCTGCTACgtaaaacaaaaattgaacttCTGgctaaatatttctgaaaaaggCAATGTGTGTTAAAAGTTAACCTAATCACACCAGAACATTTCTGTCTACTTTTGTAAAAAATCTTCTACAAATTGCATGCCATTCAATGGCTATTTTCAATAGAAGGAAatcctatttttcttctattcaatTAATAGCAAGAGTgtcacattatttaaaaataccagTTGCAAATGTCCTGAAAGGATTTTCAGCACAATGTAAAACTTGTTATGTCTCCTAAAGatcaaaaataaaagacatctctTAGAATATTTAAGGTTATAATGGAGTATGGAGTATGGGGGTTTAAGGGAAAAGATGAACTCACTGGAGAAAAATACTTACACCTCAACTTCTGTTCCTTATCTCCTTTGACACTGAACTGAGAGACTCCTTCAATGAATTCTagttaaagaaagtaaaaaatgtttagctTGCAATATTTCACACAGAGAAATCAATGTTCATCTTACCTACCCACAAATGTGTATTTTGTTGCTGCAAAAAGGAAACATTACTAACAGACCTCAATTAACGagattctctttttaaatttgtgttctCTAAGGTCAACTCAATTTGAACAAGTATTTCTTAAGGACTCCAAATATCACActcaaaaaacccaaaaacaaacTTCACTTAAGTTTTTAAACTCTTTCCTTAAGACTATGACTATAAAAACTCGCTTTGAAAAAAAGATGCTAAACTGCTTTGTCAGTTCTGATTTCTGGTTCCAAAACTTTAggattatttaaatgaataaatttcatgacaaatgctttttcttcattgcCTGCTAACACTAGATGATCATCCGAGTAAAACATCAAAATCAGCTGATTATTCCCTAGTGAAATGAAATGCTTATTAAAAGAACAgaatcaaatataaaattatgtacaTGTTAATATTAGCAAAAAGCCTTACTGAGAGTCTTTGTAAAATCCAGattaactaaaataaattaatcctgtttcatggTAATATGCATCCTTACTATCGCagttcattttctattgctgaCTCAGTACAGATctcattcttccaaaaaaaaataaaaataaaaatgtggctTCTAACACTATAAATTACCCTACAGCGAGACTGATTTTCTAAAAACAGGTTGTTTTCTTTAAGATTATCTTAAAGGACAACTTGATCATTATTAACCAACAAgtaaggatctttttttttttttttttttagctcattaAGGTTCATATACCACAGAGGCTTATTAACAATCTATTATCATAAGATCAGCAAGAATATAAAGACATTCAGGAAAAATTAAACTCTTCAGACATGTTCATAATGGGAGTAGATGACTACTCATGGATTATTTAAACTTGTGATTTTAAAAGACAACTAATTTCTTACCTTTAAAGTCTACTTCTCCATTCCCGTCTGTGTCGAATATATCTATTACTCGCTGTACTAAAGGATTCTGTTGTAACTCAGGCAGTGACATGAACTCTTCCACGCTCAAAGAACCAGAATTGTCCAAATCAAGCTTCTTAAATCTCTTTCCTAGCCTTTTAATTTCATCAGCatcaactaaaaagaaaaaaagacagcaaGACTTACAAAATGTAGAGGAAAAAATGCAGTTATTTAGTAGTTTAATATCAGTTTGACTAAAAGAGTTAGATGTACCACTGATTATTCTGTATAACCAGAGAAAATACatgacaaataattttatttacctttttgtttatctgcaccTGCCATAACATCCAACTAACTGTACGCTGAGTACCAAGGTATTACGGGATTGACAATGTTAAGCTGATCATGGAGCTCATATGGATTCCTACTTTACAGGAGAAATCAATCTCCACTCTGCTAAAAATACCtttctttttactcttctttaaatattttaatttactttattcCGAATAGTTTATCCAAACTAAAATTTGAACACAGTTTGACATGGTTCAAAATTCAAAGAGTATTCAAAATTCATACTTCCCCATCCCCAACCCCAAGACAGCCAACTCTCCTTAGAGGAAATGCTGCcagtttcttaaatattcttATTCTTCCAGATATCCTTtgcaaaaatgagcaaaacacaGCTTTTACTTTTCTGAACAGTGAAAAACCAGACCTAGCAAATTTACTTTCAATgatttaaaggagaaaattaacAACTTTAAAAGTGCTTGCATTAGTTGGCAGGCACACCATGAAACTTCAGTATCAGATCTCTTACATGCATTCTTGAAGAAAGTTTaagtcattttcttctaaattgcttttttcattccttAAAATTATCAGATTAATTCACATCATAATCTTCatcaaaatacttacaaatgtaaaaacaaaacagtaaactttgaaaaagcaaattaaCAAGTCAAATGTTGTAATACTATGTCTCTAATATTATGGTCCATAATATTAGAGACTGAGATTGCAAACTGCTTTGACAGTTTAAACAtgtcatccccattgtgaaaattaaaaaattaagtatatatatatttaaatataaaaatattaaaatgaaataagaacTATAATTATCTGCATTGACAAAGTATAGACCGTATAGCTACAAGACAGTGTTATAATATGAATTAGTTCATGTCACGACTGGTGAAAAGAATGATGTCAACAGGGCATAGAAATTTCACAGGATTTTTCCCACTGTGTTCTGAAGGGATCAGGGGTACTTAGTTTTCTCAAGTAAAGATAAAATCTATCAATTCATGAAAAtcttagagaaaaataagattaaaacaaaaagttcTTCTTTTAGAGAAAATAACAGCATGTCTACTGGCTTAAGAACGACTAAGCATTCCAACATTATTTTACTTGGTAAAAATTAAGGGTGCAGATAAAGTCACAAAGacaatttttcttgttttaagcaCATTACTCCTCCCACCAACCACCACCCTCAAAACTCAATAAAGGTATGACCTGGTTCATTActtaaattttacaaaattaatttttattattgaagtAAACTGAATGTTCTCAATAATCTCTTTCAAAATAGGAAGCTCATAAGTGACCAACTCTGGTGCTGACTATAAATGCCAGAGGTAATCTGTGCTagtattttaaagattattattgtttttgttaatACTGTTAGAAAGTTGCATAATTTGAGTGGTCTATCCATCTACATTTTTCTCAAACATGATTTTGCAGCATGTGAGGTTTTTCAGGAATGCATATATTCTGTTACAACAGAAATAGCCTTACATTGATTTAATGAAGATTCATCTAAATGCTGCTTTCAactgcaaaatatatataaataaatatataataatccaataaaaattcaaatatactcTTCAAGAATATATCAACTGCAGAAAGCATTTTATACCTCtattaagaaacagaataaaattaagtattCCTTCTTTAATAGTACAGATTATAAAAGCAAactgttcaaatattttcccaCAGACTTACTATTATGAAATTAGATAGTTACATACTATTGAGGGAGAGGGAGTTTTAATAAAAGTCCCATAGATacttttcacttatttatttacacATCTCCACTTCAAGGCAGAGTCCATTGTTCTATACCTTGCACATAAcatgtatttaataaatgttttaagtgAATATTAAAGTATTACAGGTTTAAAACTTATTGATCAAAATGCCatcaatatataaattaaaactcATCAGACACCACTGAGCAAACACTAAGAAGAGTTTCTCAAAGAAACCCTCTCCATGCTTACCTTAATTTTACACATAAACCAAGGATTAACCATTTCCTTCTAATTATCTTTAGTTTTCCCTTAGTTTATACAAGCACAGACAAAAAAAGAATCATGGGAGAACCTTGAGGAAAACAGATCACTAAGGTAGACTGAGGGGTGGAAAAGGAAAGATAATGTCTCCACAAACAGAACATGGATGAATCAGGATTTCATTTGGTTATAGCTCTAGAGTACATTCCTAATGGAAAGAGGGTAGGCAGAAATGTAGTGCCATAGTATTTGTAGAAATTAACTATCAGATTCTATTTAGTGAAGCTGGGACACCAGTTTAGAAAGTGGTCCATTATAATATTGAAACTGAGGTACCTGGAGAATTACACTTCAGTTACCTAGAAAATCCCACAATCCAGAAGACAGATTTCAACAGTCTCGACGAATGAATAAGGAAGAGTAAGAATA from Tamandua tetradactyla isolate mTamTet1 chromosome 17, mTamTet1.pri, whole genome shotgun sequence encodes:
- the PPP3R1 gene encoding calcineurin subunit B type 1 — encoded protein: MAGNSSSTTPRNSGLVAFLLSPQYKKRLSGRKESDLFPMQPQHLLRKRFCRMKSGGKKGNEASYPLEMCSHFDADEIKRLGKRFKKLDLDNSGSLSVEEFMSLPELQQNPLVQRVIDIFDTDGNGEVDFKEFIEGVSQFSVKGDKEQKLRFAFRIYDMDKDGYISNGELFQVLKMMVGNNLKDTQLQQIVDKTIINADKDGDGRISFEEFCAVVGGLDIHKKMVVDV